In Lewinellaceae bacterium, the genomic stretch GATGGTACGTACCGGAACCGCGTAGACTGACAGTGGATGATTGCGGAAGATCGCCACATCACCTTCTTTGCCTTCTTCGAGGCTGCCAATGCGATCGTCGACACCAAGCTGTTTCGCCGGGTTGATGGTGATCAAGGCAAGAGCTTCATCATCACTCAGGCCACCGTAGTGCTGGGTCTTCGCTGCCTCATGATAAAGGTGGCGGATCAGGTCCGGAGAGTCGGAATTGATGGAAGTGACGACGCCGTTACGGGTCAGGATAGCGGCATTGTATGCGGTGGAATAATAAACTTCAAATTTGTATGCCCACCAGTCGGCAAATACCGAAGCATAGGCGCCAAAATTAGCCAGCTCGGGAGCTACTTTGAAGCCCTCATTCACGTGCTGGAAGCAAATTTTCTTCACGCCGAAATCTTTGCAGACATTCATCAGCATGAGGATTTCATCCGCCCGGTAGGAATGACAATGGATCATGACTTTTCCGCTGAGGATGTCTGCCAGGGTTTCCAGGCGACGGTTGTATTCCGGGGCCAGTGCCCGCGGGTTTTTCATTTTATCCTTATTGTAAGCATCCCATTTCGCCTGGTAGGCCTGGGCTTCCGAGAAAGCACGGCGAATCACCTCCTCGACACCCATCCGGGTACGTGGGATGATGCCATTGCCTTCACCGTGCACACGCATCGGGTTTTCTCCCAGGGCGAATTTGATGGTCCGGGGGGCTCCATCCATACGCAGATCGTTGGGATTGGTGCTGCCAAACCGGTGTTTGATGGTTTCGCACTGACCGCCGATCACGTTCGCTGATCCGTGCATGGCATGTGAGGTGGTGGTTCCACCGGCCAGAGCGCGGTAAATGGATACGTCCATCGGATCGAGTGCATCACCTACCCAGACATCAGCGGTTACCGGATTTGTCGCTTCGTTGACGACATCGATGCCGATGTGTGAATGGGCGTCAATGATCCCCGGCATGACGTAAAGGCCGGTTGCATCGATGACTTCCACCCCTTTCGGTGCGGAGATGTTTTTACCGATTTTTTTGATGATGCCATCGACGATGAGCACATCGGAGTTGAGTAGAGTACCTTTCGTTACCGTCAGTACCGTTCCATTTTTTATCAGGAGACTTCCTTTTGCAGTCTGGCTCCACGAGAGGGTGATGCTGGCCGTAAGAAGGAAAATCAAAGCATATATCTGTTTCATGAATCTTTGTTTAGTTTGGTTTGCTAATGCGTTTTCCCTTCACCTTGAAGGTCCCGTAGGAGCCGACCATCACCTGACCGTCCAGGCTGTCTCCATCTAGGTTCAGTTCGTATTGCAGGTTCATGCTGTTTCCTCCCATGTTGTAATCCATATCAAAAGTCATGACCGTACCCGCTACCGTTACATTGTTGAGCGGCTGTGTACCATCACCGGCGGAAGAATTGGAGATTTCCCCTTTGATGTCGCGCCCGTCCATCGAGAAGGTCATTTTACCCTCAACCGATTGATTCGGAACATCGATGGTGTACTCCCAGGTACCCAATGCATTCTTTTGAGCTGAGGCGTCATTGCTTCCCGGCTTTGGTTTTGGTTTCGATTCAAATTCGAATTTGGCGCCATCCACAAAAACGTAGCGCACTTCGGATTTTTCATCAAAGTAAGGCCCGGTGCTCACCAGCAGATTGGCAATTTTGCCTTTCTCAAGGGTGCCGAGCTGACGATCCAGCTTCAGCAGTTTTGCCGGTTCCGTGGTCAAAGAAGCCAGTGCTTGTTCTTCGGTGAGACCGGCTTTGATCATCCGGTTCAGATTGGCTTTGATCTCAGAGTTACGTGCACCTTTGGAGCCAAAGCTAAATGGGATGCCAGCCTGGATCAGAGTGGCTGCTTGTTTCTCCCGTTTTTCGACTTCTGCTTTTTGCTTTGCTTTCAGCATAGCGGTCTCCGGATCATCGGGTTTGTCCGTTTTCTCCATCGACGGCTTTTCCTTCTTATCTCCGCCCTTTTCCATTCCGCCGCGATCTTTCTTTTCGTCGCTCTTCTTTTCGTCATCCATTTTCTTGGGGAGGTCCAGGGACAGTATCAACGGTACCTGACTCGATTTGATGACATCGGTAAAGAGATATCCTTCTTTGACATCAGCCAATACAATGTTGAATCCGAGGTCTTTCTGTACGTCCATAGCCCGGTACATCGATAAGACGTCGGGTGTTTCGAAGATGACCGGCACTTCTTTTTTGATGACCGGGTACATGGCCTTGGTTGCTGCATCATAACTTGGCCGGGGCAAGCCAGTAGGGTCTTCGGCATACATGGTCTCGTGATGCATGGCGGTTTCTGCATTCTTGTAAAAGTCGCGCCATTTGGACATCACGGCAATGGTTGTACCCGGGTAACGCCGGTTCTCTGCGCCACGGAATTGCGTGTACAATCCGCTGTTTGCTTTCAGGACCATTTCATTGGCCTGGGTGCCTTGTAGTTCTACGGCTGCACTCATGCCAGGGATCATACGTCCTTCCGGTACGATATTCAGGGTCGTAAAGCCCAGTTTGCGCATGTTGGCAAGATCGGCGGAGGAGGGATCCAGTTGACTGGCCACAGTGATCTCCGGTGTTACACCGGATTTCGTATTCGTCAACGGACTATTATCCGGTGGCGAAGCGGTACGTCCGCGACCGCGACCGCCCTGTTCTTCTTCCTGCTTTTTAATACCAGCATCGCTCAGGGCGTCGATAAAACCGGCATAAATATACATGGAGTCCGCATCAATGATCTGGGCGTCCACGGGTATGGTAACTTGGTTACCTACCGCTTCGATGACGCCGTCGCGTACGATTATCGTCGCGTCTTTCAAAAGCATGCCCGGTTTCGGTACGATGAAGGCATGCGTAACCGCATAAACGCGGTTTAAGGGTTGGAGATCGTCTGCCTGAGCCTGCACCATCAGGTTCAGTGCCAAGCAGTAAATCCCGATAATCCACTTTTTCATAATTTTATCCAGGATTTTAATGAGGTCGGAAAATACTATATTTTCAAAGATTGCAAGTTTAGAACGGATCTATTTTAGCCTATGACCGCAAAAGTTAAAGTAAAACCTGTACATCCCTGGTTTTTATCCGGATGGGCTAAGTGGTCAATCTTTCTTTTTGGAGTGGCACTCTACCTGCAGACGTTAACTTACGATTATACCCTGGACGATGCCATTGTCATTTATGAAAACCAGTACACAACGTCGGGATTCAAAGGCATCGGAGGAATCCTGGGTCATGACACGTTTTATGGCTTTTTCAAGGAGGCAGGGAAATCCCAATTGGTTTCCGGAGGTCGCTACCGTCCGCTTTCGCTGATCCTGTTTGCCATCGAATGGCAATTATTTGGCCGGTCGCCGGGTTCCGGGCATGCTCTGAACCTATTACTGTATGGTCTGCTCTGCCTGATGGTTTACCTGGCAATGGAACGCCTATTGGCACCAACGGTCCAGCCGCGCATCCGCTATCCAGCCGCCTGGATCACCGCCATTCTGTTTGCCGCCCATCCGGTGCATACCGAAGCGGTAGCCAATATCAAGGGTATGGATGAGATCCTGGCACTCCTGGGATGCCTATTCGCCCTATACCTGGCCTTTAAGCAGATACCCGGGCATCGGAATGTCCTCTTTGCCGGGCTGGTCTTTTTACTAGGCATGCTGGCGAAGGAAAATGCCATTACCTGGGTGGTTGTCGTTCCTCTGGCGTACCTGTTATTAGGCAACCAGCGCTTGATGAACAGCATCCGGTTTTCCTGGCCCTGGCTTGCAGCAGCAGCTTTGTATCTGATCATACGGCAATCGGTGCTTGAATCCGGAGACGGGCAGCCGGTGATGGAACTCATGAACAATCCATTTCTGAAGTGGAACGGGTCCGGCTATGTACCGATGAGCCTCTCGGAAAGTCTGGGTACAACCGGAGTGACCTGGTTGCAATACCTGAGGTTAATGGTATTTCCACATCCGCTGACCCATGATTATTATCCCCGCCAGATTGCCATCCATACCATGACATCACCGGCTGCACTAGCCGGATGGCTGCTATACCTGGCCATGGCCGCAGGAACGATCTATTTTTGGAAAAGGCAAAAAGTGGTCAGTTTTGGCCTCGCCTACTATTTAGTTACCTTCTCCATCGTCAGCAATCTGGTTATTCCGATCGGTACCAATATGTCCGAGCGATTTTTATTCATGCCTGGCCTGGGACTATTGCTCATCGCCGGCTATTATTGGGCTGTCTGGATAGCAGAGAGCAGTTCCCGTATGCCCTGGGTCTTTTTTGGCCTGCTGGTACTGGCCTTCAGCATGAAGACCGTGGTTCGCAATACGGCCTGGAAAGATAATTTCACCCTCTTTAAAACCGATATAGCGGTTTCGTCCAACAGCGCCAAACTAAACAATGCATTGGGTGGAGAATTGAGTGTCCAGGCAGCAAAACTGACTGACGAGACCAGGCGCAACGAGATGCTCAATCAGGCCATTCCATTGTTACAGAAAGCGCTGGAAATCCATCCTACCTATCGCAATGCTTTGTTATTATTGGGAAATACTTATTTTTACCTCGCACGCTATGAAGATGCCATTGCCAGCTATCAAAAAGCACTGGCAATCAGCCCCGGATACCGGGAAGCAGAGGACAATCTTCAGCTGGCGTTCCGGGAGGGAGGAAAATATTTTGGTGAAAAAGCCAACGACATCCCAAAAGCCCTTTCGTATCTTCAACAAGCTTACACGTTAAAACCAAAAGACTATGAGACGTTGCGTCTACTGGGAGTAGCCTATGGCCTATCTGGTAAGACAAACGAAGCTGTTATTTATTTCCAAAAAGCGCTGGAAGAAAAACCAGAAGACACGGAAGCGATGTTTAATTACGGGACAGCCCTGTTAAATGCCGGCCAAACCGAAGTAGGAAATCAATACATTCAAAAAGCAATCGAAAAAAATCCAGAAATAAAGAAACGCTATGATATGGAATAGGAAAACCAAGATGCTTACCGGGATCTTTATGTTCCTATCCGTTTTGCTCTTCGGGCAGGATGCCGCTATGGAGCAATGGGTAAATGCCAGGTATGCCCAGATGAGTGAGACCGAGCGGCTGGGTCAGTTGTTTATGATCCGCGCACATTCCAATTTGGGTCCGGATCATGTCAAATCAGTCGAAGACCAGATCCGCAAATATCAGGTTGGTGGCCTTTGCTTTTTCCAGGGCGATGCTCCGAAACAGGCAGCCCTCACCAATCAATACCAGGGTATGTCCAAGGTGCCGATGTTCATCAGTATGGATGCCGAATGGGGCCTGGGTATGCGTTTCAAGGAAAAAGCCATCAGTTTTCCGCATCAGCTTACTCTAGGGGCGATCCAGGAAAACTGGCTCATCTACGACATGGGTAAGGAAATTGCCAAAGAGATGTTGCGCATCGGTGCCCAGGTCAACTTTGCCCCGGTGGTGGATGTCAATAACAATGCTGCCAACCCGGTGATCAATGACCGGTCCTTCGGGGAAGACCGTTATAACG encodes the following:
- a CDS encoding amidohydrolase family protein — encoded protein: MKQIYALIFLLTASITLSWSQTAKGSLLIKNGTVLTVTKGTLLNSDVLIVDGIIKKIGKNISAPKGVEVIDATGLYVMPGIIDAHSHIGIDVVNEATNPVTADVWVGDALDPMDVSIYRALAGGTTTSHAMHGSANVIGGQCETIKHRFGSTNPNDLRMDGAPRTIKFALGENPMRVHGEGNGIIPRTRMGVEEVIRRAFSEAQAYQAKWDAYNKDKMKNPRALAPEYNRRLETLADILSGKVMIHCHSYRADEILMLMNVCKDFGVKKICFQHVNEGFKVAPELANFGAYASVFADWWAYKFEVYYSTAYNAAILTRNGVVTSINSDSPDLIRHLYHEAAKTQHYGGLSDDEALALITINPAKQLGVDDRIGSLEEGKEGDVAIFRNHPLSVYAVPVRTIIDGVVYFDIDKDPSDIRVSIDPDNLPTFSQYTEEDRCMDGVFEYLFENR
- a CDS encoding amidohydrolase family protein — translated: MKKWIIGIYCLALNLMVQAQADDLQPLNRVYAVTHAFIVPKPGMLLKDATIIVRDGVIEAVGNQVTIPVDAQIIDADSMYIYAGFIDALSDAGIKKQEEEQGGRGRGRTASPPDNSPLTNTKSGVTPEITVASQLDPSSADLANMRKLGFTTLNIVPEGRMIPGMSAAVELQGTQANEMVLKANSGLYTQFRGAENRRYPGTTIAVMSKWRDFYKNAETAMHHETMYAEDPTGLPRPSYDAATKAMYPVIKKEVPVIFETPDVLSMYRAMDVQKDLGFNIVLADVKEGYLFTDVIKSSQVPLILSLDLPKKMDDEKKSDEKKDRGGMEKGGDKKEKPSMEKTDKPDDPETAMLKAKQKAEVEKREKQAATLIQAGIPFSFGSKGARNSEIKANLNRMIKAGLTEEQALASLTTEPAKLLKLDRQLGTLEKGKIANLLVSTGPYFDEKSEVRYVFVDGAKFEFESKPKPKPGSNDASAQKNALGTWEYTIDVPNQSVEGKMTFSMDGRDIKGEISNSSAGDGTQPLNNVTVAGTVMTFDMDYNMGGNSMNLQYELNLDGDSLDGQVMVGSYGTFKVKGKRISKPN
- a CDS encoding tetratricopeptide repeat protein, with product MTAKVKVKPVHPWFLSGWAKWSIFLFGVALYLQTLTYDYTLDDAIVIYENQYTTSGFKGIGGILGHDTFYGFFKEAGKSQLVSGGRYRPLSLILFAIEWQLFGRSPGSGHALNLLLYGLLCLMVYLAMERLLAPTVQPRIRYPAAWITAILFAAHPVHTEAVANIKGMDEILALLGCLFALYLAFKQIPGHRNVLFAGLVFLLGMLAKENAITWVVVVPLAYLLLGNQRLMNSIRFSWPWLAAAALYLIIRQSVLESGDGQPVMELMNNPFLKWNGSGYVPMSLSESLGTTGVTWLQYLRLMVFPHPLTHDYYPRQIAIHTMTSPAALAGWLLYLAMAAGTIYFWKRQKVVSFGLAYYLVTFSIVSNLVIPIGTNMSERFLFMPGLGLLLIAGYYWAVWIAESSSRMPWVFFGLLVLAFSMKTVVRNTAWKDNFTLFKTDIAVSSNSAKLNNALGGELSVQAAKLTDETRRNEMLNQAIPLLQKALEIHPTYRNALLLLGNTYFYLARYEDAIASYQKALAISPGYREAEDNLQLAFREGGKYFGEKANDIPKALSYLQQAYTLKPKDYETLRLLGVAYGLSGKTNEAVIYFQKALEEKPEDTEAMFNYGTALLNAGQTEVGNQYIQKAIEKNPEIKKRYDME